A window of Cyanobacteriota bacterium genomic DNA:
TAGGTGTCTATCTTCCATATACAGGATACGATCGGCAAGGTCAGACTGCGGTTGTCAAGACCAACACATCAATGAGGCAATACACATTCATCTCCTATGCTGACGCTGATTTTACCGTTTATCAATCCACTCGCTATGGAAAGTTCTGTTGCTCCACCTATTTCTCTGCCTGTATGGATTGCCCTAGGAGCCATTCCGGGTGCACTCAGCCGCTACTATCTGACACTGGTCTGCGTGCAAAAACTGGGCGGAGGGTTTCCTTTTGGCACATTGATCATCAACGTGTCTGGTGCAGTGCTGATTGGGTTCTTGACAACGTTGTGTCAGTCCATGGGGGCTGATTCGTCACTCAATGGATTTGTGATACTTGGTTTTTTAGGGTCTTACACTACGTTTTCAACCTATGCGTTAGACACGTCAAATCTGCTCAAACTAGCAAGTTATCAACAGGCGTTGCTCTATGGCCTCGGTAGTCCAGTCATGGGATTTTTAGGAGTCGAACTTGGCGTTGCTCTAGCACAACGGCTATAGCATCCCAGTTCACTAGGCATCCCTAATCGTGTATCGTTCCTGATAATGGGTTGTTAGATAGGGATGAACACAATTGGCATAGGGCTGACCCTGGTAGCTGTGGTCGTTTGGATCGGATTATTAGCACTGCGAGGTCAGTTTTGGCGGTGTGATCAGCGCTTACCAAAGACTGCTCCAGACTTGGACACATTTCCCCCTGTGCATGTGGTGATTCCTGCCCGCAATGAGGCAGACATGCTGCCCCTAACGTTGCCTTCGCTATTGCAGCAAGACTACCCTGGTCTGATGCAGATCATTCTCGTAGATGACCAAAGCAGTGATGGTACGGCGGATGTTGCTCGATCGCTAGCGAGTGGCCTTAACCAGCCGGAGCGTTTGACGATCATCACGACCACGCCATTACCTCCGGGGTGGACGGGCAAACTGTGGGCTATGGAGCAAGGGGTTCGCCAGTCTAGCCAAATGGAGCCATTACCAGACTATTGGCTGTTTACTGATGCAGATATTGAGCATGATCGGCAAAACCTACGCCGCCTTGTTGCCCATGCCCAGCACCACCAGCTAGATCTTGCCTCCTTGATGGTGCAACTGCGCTGCCAAAGTTGGTGGGAACGGTTACTGATCCCTGCCTTTGTGTTCTTCTTTCAAAAGCTGTATCCCTTCCGGTGGGTGAATGATCCCGATCGCTCCACTGCCGCTGCTGCTGGGGGTTGTATCTTGATCCGCCGAGATGCCTTGCTGCGCATTGGGGGCATCCAAGCCCTGAAGCAGGCACTAATTGATGATTGTGCCCTTGCTCAAGCTGTGAAATCTACAGGCTGTCGATCGGCAGGCACAGGTCGCCTCTGGCTAGGTTTAAGCACCACCACTCGCAGTCTACGCCCCTATCCATCCCTAGGAACTATCTGGGACATGGTTGCACGTACAGCCTTTACCCAACTGAACTATTCTCCTTGGCTATTGTTGGCAACCTTACTGGGCATGATTTTGGTGTACATCGTGGCTCCTGGGGGGGCGATCGTTGGCCTCATCACAGGTGACCTACTGTTGACCATTGTGGGCACTCTAGGCTGGTTACTGATGACGATCGCCTATTTGCCTACAGTGCGGTTATATGGCTGTCATCCACTCTGGGCCGTCTACTTACCGGGCATTGCTGGCCTATATACCCTGATAACCCTAGACTCGGCTCTGCGCCACTGGCAGGGTCGGGGTAGTGCTTGGAAGGGCCGTGTCTATCCCAAGGTGCACAGTGCTAGGTAAGGTAGCCGAGGTAACTAGTTTCCAGTTGCGAATGGTTGCGATCGTTGCATAGCGCCGATCTACATCTGCTGAGGCCCCTGGACTTACCCAGGCATATTCCCCCAGGGGCAAGTCAGCTAAGGATGCCAGCGATCGTCCCAGTCGAGGGCTGTAGAAACTGAGCAATACCCACGTTTTGTGCTCCTCTGGTTGCAGGTCTTTCACCACCACTGAAACCGGGTGTGCCTGCAACACCGAGGCTAGTTGAGAATTAGTTAATGCTGCCTTCACATCAGGATTGTAGTTACCCCATAAACCCACAATCCCTGCCCCCGCCAAGGCCAACCAAGGAGCTAACAGGAATGTTGCTAACCACCGTTGCACCTGTCTCCGATGCCAGATCCAGGGTAATGCTAGCCATCCACCCGCCAACAGCCAGACTGGCAGTGCATACCACCGGAACTCTGCCGAACCAGGAATGATCCCCAAGCTCAGGATTGCGGCTGCAACTAACAGCACGATCGCCAGACCAGCCACTCCGTAGCTTACCCCGGCTGTGATGCTTGGCGAGGCTCGGTGTGTCAGCCAACTCAATGCCACAGCAGCCCACAGGCCAATGAACGGGTACAGTTGCAGCGCATAGTAAGGCGTGCGAGTTGAGAAGACTGTCAAGGCCGCCAATAACAGCAAGGGATAGAGATAAAGAAGGGAGGAGGCAGAGGAAATGGGGAACGGGGCAAGGGGGGTAATCGCCCCTGTTGAAGTGTCATCGTCTTTTATTGCGCCAGTGACCAGTAATTGTCCATTGTTCTTTGGGGATGGATGACCTATAACCTGTGATCCATGACCAATCAAAAGTCCCACTACTGCTAACAATGCCCAGGGAAAGGCGTTGATGGGGATGTTCCAACCGTAGTAGAGGAAGCCTGCATCAGCGTGAAACTGCTGGGAACCCAGGTGAAAGAGGTGTCCAAACAATTGCTGAAAGGGTAACAGACCATACTGCTGATAGCTGAACCAAAACCACAAGCAGACAGGGATGGCACCAATTACTAACCCTAAATGGAGGCCCAAATTGGTGAAATGGCGACGGTGAGTGAGCAGGTAGGGAACTAGCGCAACGATCGGCAGCAAGATCATGATACTTTTGATTAAAAATCCCAGCCCGACGGTCATTCCAGCTAGCAATCCCCACCACGATCGTTGGCGATCGTCAGCCTCAGCTTGTAACAATGCCCAGATGCCCAGTAGTTCCAGACAGGTAAGTACAATGTCCTGCACGGCCATGCGCCCGTATTGCAGCCACAGGGAACAAAGGGGCAATATCGCTGCCCCTGTCCATGCTAAATGGGGAGTTAGCAAGCGTTTACCGATAGCATAGGTTAGAGCAACAGCTCCTAAACAGGCTGCTAAACTAGGCAACCGCGCTACACCATCACTAATGCCAGCTAGCTGATAGCAGAGGGCAATCAACCACTGAAGGCCGATCGTGCGATCGTATACAGGCTGCCCCCACCATTGCGGTGTAATCCAGTCACCTGTTTCCACAATCCATCGTGCTTGAGTTGCATACCACCCTTCATCGTGGGCCATTAGGCTTTGTTGTCCATTACTGGCCACTAGTAGTAGCCCTGTCCAGCCCATGAGCGTGAGGTATGGCCGACAGTGGTGCCAAGCATGGGGAACAGACGGTTGCAGTATGCCATTAAACTTTTGCATTTAGTGCAGAAACCATTTCCAACGATCGAAACCCTCCAGTCGTTAGCATACCAACTTGTCTACAGGTATCTACTT
This region includes:
- a CDS encoding glycosyltransferase, translating into MNTIGIGLTLVAVVVWIGLLALRGQFWRCDQRLPKTAPDLDTFPPVHVVIPARNEADMLPLTLPSLLQQDYPGLMQIILVDDQSSDGTADVARSLASGLNQPERLTIITTTPLPPGWTGKLWAMEQGVRQSSQMEPLPDYWLFTDADIEHDRQNLRRLVAHAQHHQLDLASLMVQLRCQSWWERLLIPAFVFFFQKLYPFRWVNDPDRSTAAAAGGCILIRRDALLRIGGIQALKQALIDDCALAQAVKSTGCRSAGTGRLWLGLSTTTRSLRPYPSLGTIWDMVARTAFTQLNYSPWLLLATLLGMILVYIVAPGGAIVGLITGDLLLTIVGTLGWLLMTIAYLPTVRLYGCHPLWAVYLPGIAGLYTLITLDSALRHWQGRGSAWKGRVYPKVHSAR
- the crcB gene encoding fluoride efflux transporter CrcB, giving the protein MESSVAPPISLPVWIALGAIPGALSRYYLTLVCVQKLGGGFPFGTLIINVSGAVLIGFLTTLCQSMGADSSLNGFVILGFLGSYTTFSTYALDTSNLLKLASYQQALLYGLGSPVMGFLGVELGVALAQRL
- a CDS encoding glycosyltransferase family 39 protein, which produces MQKFNGILQPSVPHAWHHCRPYLTLMGWTGLLLVASNGQQSLMAHDEGWYATQARWIVETGDWITPQWWGQPVYDRTIGLQWLIALCYQLAGISDGVARLPSLAACLGAVALTYAIGKRLLTPHLAWTGAAILPLCSLWLQYGRMAVQDIVLTCLELLGIWALLQAEADDRQRSWWGLLAGMTVGLGFLIKSIMILLPIVALVPYLLTHRRHFTNLGLHLGLVIGAIPVCLWFWFSYQQYGLLPFQQLFGHLFHLGSQQFHADAGFLYYGWNIPINAFPWALLAVVGLLIGHGSQVIGHPSPKNNGQLLVTGAIKDDDTSTGAITPLAPFPISSASSLLYLYPLLLLAALTVFSTRTPYYALQLYPFIGLWAAVALSWLTHRASPSITAGVSYGVAGLAIVLLVAAAILSLGIIPGSAEFRWYALPVWLLAGGWLALPWIWHRRQVQRWLATFLLAPWLALAGAGIVGLWGNYNPDVKAALTNSQLASVLQAHPVSVVVKDLQPEEHKTWVLLSFYSPRLGRSLASLADLPLGEYAWVSPGASADVDRRYATIATIRNWKLVTSATLPSTVHLGIDTALPSTTPTLPVAQSRV